In Spinacia oleracea cultivar Varoflay chromosome 5, BTI_SOV_V1, whole genome shotgun sequence, a single window of DNA contains:
- the LOC110798449 gene encoding proline--tRNA ligase, cytoplasmic isoform X1 codes for MSAAGFAYNFLNAASSSLTRPYLTSSRILPILSFSLLPRPPPPPPRYFFSCCRRIFSMAGDSKAKTGDPKAKTGDSKAKTGDPKAKNAQKKKKEVKKETGLGLTYKKDENFGEWYSEVVVNAEMIEYYDISGCYILRPWTMSIWEAMQEFFDAEIKKMKIKNCYFPLFVSPGVLEKEKDHIEGFAPEVAWVTKSGQSDLEVPIAIRPTSETVMYPYYSKWIRGHRDLPLRLNQWCNVVRWEFSNPTPFIRSREFLWQEGHTAFATLEEADVEVLDILELYRRIYEEFLAVPVVKGKKSELEKFAGGYYTTSVEAFIPNTGRGVQGATSHCLGQNFAKMFEITYENEKGEKAMVWQNSWAYSTRTIGVMVMTHGDDKGLVLPPKVAAVQVIVVPVPFKDADTQGIIDACAATVKTLTEAGIRAEGDLRDNYSPGWKYSHWEMKGVPLRLEIGPKDLANNQARAVRRDNSAKKDLPMANLVDQVKELLDTIQQNMFDLAKEKRDACVKEVRTWDEFVEALAQKKLILAPWCDEEEVEKDVKARTKGEIGAAKTLCSPFDQPALEEGTLCFASGKPAKKWTYWGRSY; via the exons ATGTCTGCTGCCGGTTTCGCTTACAACTTTCTTAACGCAGCATCTTCTTCGCTCACCCGCCCTTATCTCACTTCCTCTCGCATTCTCCCcatcctctctttctctcttcttcCGCGGCCGCCGCCGCCACCACCTAG GTACTTTTTCAGTTGTTGTAGAAGAATTTTCTCCATGGCTGGTGATTCCAAGGCCAAAACGGGTGATccaaaggctaaaactggtgattctaaggctaaaactggtgatccAAAGGCTAAAAATG ctcagaagaagaagaaggaagtgAAGAAAGAGACTGGATTAGGGTTAACTTACAAGAAAGATGAGAATTTTGGGGAGTGGTATTCTGAG GTTGTCGTGAATGCTGAAATGATCGAGTATTACGACATTTCTGGATGTTACATTCTGAGGCCGTGGACTATGTCGATTTGGGAGGCTATGCAA GAATTTTTTGATGCGGAAATCAAGAAGATGAAGATCAAGAATTGCTATTTCCCGCTGTTCGTCTCACCTGGTGTTTTGGAGaaggaaaaggatcacattgaGGGTTTTGCCCCCGAG gTTGCATGGGTAACAAAGTCTGGACAATCTGACTTGGAGGTTCCTATTGCTATTCGTCCCACTAGTGAGACTGTTATGTACCCATACTATTCAAAGTGGATCAGGGGACACCGTGACTTGCCTCTAAGACTGAATCAGTGGTGTAATGTAGTCCGCTGGGAGTTCAGCAATCCTACTCCTTTTATCAG GAGTCGTGAATTTCTCTGGCAAGAAGGCCATACAGCTTTTGCAACACTGGAAGAGGCAGATGTTGAG GTTCTCGATATATTGGAACTCTACCGGCGAATATATGAAGAGTTTTTGGCTGTTCCGGTTGTCAAGGGAAAGAAAAGTGAATTGGAGAAGTTTGCAGGTGGATACTACACAACAAGTGTTGAG GCATTTATTCCAAACACTGGACGTGGTGTTCAAGGTGCAACCTCACATTGTTTGGGTCAAAATTTTGCAAAGATGTTTGAAATCACTTATGAAAACGAGAAAGGAGAGAAGGCAATGGTCTGGCAGAACTCATGGGCGTACAGTACCAGAACG ATAGGGGTCATGGTGATGACACATGGTGATGACAAAGGCTTAGTTTTGCCACCTAAAGTAGCAGCTGTCCAAGTCATTGTGGTACCTGTTCCTTTCAAAGATGCTGATACACAAGGAATCATTGATGCTTGTGCTGCTACTGTCAAAACTTTAACTGAAGCAGGCATTCGGGCTGAGGGAGATCTTAGGGATAACTATTCTCCAGGCTGGAAGTACTCACACTGGGAGATGAAAGGTGTTCCTTTGAGGCTTGAGATTGGACCAAAAGATTTGGCCAATAATCAG GCTCGTGCTGTTCGACGTGACAATTCGGCCAAGAAGGATCTACCCATGGCAAATTTGGTCGATCAGGTGAAAGAATTGTTGGATACAATTCAACAGAACATGTTTGATCTTGCGAAGGAGAAGAGAGATGCGTGTGTTAAAGAAGTTAGGACATGGGATGAGTTTGTGGAAGCGTTGGCACAGAAGAAACTGATTTTAGCTCCTTGGTGTGATGAAGAG GAAGTTGAGAAAGATGTCAAAGCTCGAACAAAAGGAGAGATAGGGGCTGCTAAGACTCTGTGTTCACCATTTGACCAGCCAGCACTGGAAGAAG gTACCCTTTGCTTTGCCTCTGGAAAGCCGGCTAAGAAATGGACATATTGGGGCAGAAGCTACTAG
- the LOC110798449 gene encoding proline--tRNA ligase, cytoplasmic isoform X2, whose protein sequence is MSAAGFAYNFLNAASSSLTRPYLTSSRILPILSFSLLPRPPPPPPSCCRRIFSMAGDSKAKTGDPKAKTGDSKAKTGDPKAKNAQKKKKEVKKETGLGLTYKKDENFGEWYSEVVVNAEMIEYYDISGCYILRPWTMSIWEAMQEFFDAEIKKMKIKNCYFPLFVSPGVLEKEKDHIEGFAPEVAWVTKSGQSDLEVPIAIRPTSETVMYPYYSKWIRGHRDLPLRLNQWCNVVRWEFSNPTPFIRSREFLWQEGHTAFATLEEADVEVLDILELYRRIYEEFLAVPVVKGKKSELEKFAGGYYTTSVEAFIPNTGRGVQGATSHCLGQNFAKMFEITYENEKGEKAMVWQNSWAYSTRTIGVMVMTHGDDKGLVLPPKVAAVQVIVVPVPFKDADTQGIIDACAATVKTLTEAGIRAEGDLRDNYSPGWKYSHWEMKGVPLRLEIGPKDLANNQARAVRRDNSAKKDLPMANLVDQVKELLDTIQQNMFDLAKEKRDACVKEVRTWDEFVEALAQKKLILAPWCDEEEVEKDVKARTKGEIGAAKTLCSPFDQPALEEGTLCFASGKPAKKWTYWGRSY, encoded by the exons ATGTCTGCTGCCGGTTTCGCTTACAACTTTCTTAACGCAGCATCTTCTTCGCTCACCCGCCCTTATCTCACTTCCTCTCGCATTCTCCCcatcctctctttctctcttcttcCGCGGCCGCCGCCGCCACCACCTAG TTGTTGTAGAAGAATTTTCTCCATGGCTGGTGATTCCAAGGCCAAAACGGGTGATccaaaggctaaaactggtgattctaaggctaaaactggtgatccAAAGGCTAAAAATG ctcagaagaagaagaaggaagtgAAGAAAGAGACTGGATTAGGGTTAACTTACAAGAAAGATGAGAATTTTGGGGAGTGGTATTCTGAG GTTGTCGTGAATGCTGAAATGATCGAGTATTACGACATTTCTGGATGTTACATTCTGAGGCCGTGGACTATGTCGATTTGGGAGGCTATGCAA GAATTTTTTGATGCGGAAATCAAGAAGATGAAGATCAAGAATTGCTATTTCCCGCTGTTCGTCTCACCTGGTGTTTTGGAGaaggaaaaggatcacattgaGGGTTTTGCCCCCGAG gTTGCATGGGTAACAAAGTCTGGACAATCTGACTTGGAGGTTCCTATTGCTATTCGTCCCACTAGTGAGACTGTTATGTACCCATACTATTCAAAGTGGATCAGGGGACACCGTGACTTGCCTCTAAGACTGAATCAGTGGTGTAATGTAGTCCGCTGGGAGTTCAGCAATCCTACTCCTTTTATCAG GAGTCGTGAATTTCTCTGGCAAGAAGGCCATACAGCTTTTGCAACACTGGAAGAGGCAGATGTTGAG GTTCTCGATATATTGGAACTCTACCGGCGAATATATGAAGAGTTTTTGGCTGTTCCGGTTGTCAAGGGAAAGAAAAGTGAATTGGAGAAGTTTGCAGGTGGATACTACACAACAAGTGTTGAG GCATTTATTCCAAACACTGGACGTGGTGTTCAAGGTGCAACCTCACATTGTTTGGGTCAAAATTTTGCAAAGATGTTTGAAATCACTTATGAAAACGAGAAAGGAGAGAAGGCAATGGTCTGGCAGAACTCATGGGCGTACAGTACCAGAACG ATAGGGGTCATGGTGATGACACATGGTGATGACAAAGGCTTAGTTTTGCCACCTAAAGTAGCAGCTGTCCAAGTCATTGTGGTACCTGTTCCTTTCAAAGATGCTGATACACAAGGAATCATTGATGCTTGTGCTGCTACTGTCAAAACTTTAACTGAAGCAGGCATTCGGGCTGAGGGAGATCTTAGGGATAACTATTCTCCAGGCTGGAAGTACTCACACTGGGAGATGAAAGGTGTTCCTTTGAGGCTTGAGATTGGACCAAAAGATTTGGCCAATAATCAG GCTCGTGCTGTTCGACGTGACAATTCGGCCAAGAAGGATCTACCCATGGCAAATTTGGTCGATCAGGTGAAAGAATTGTTGGATACAATTCAACAGAACATGTTTGATCTTGCGAAGGAGAAGAGAGATGCGTGTGTTAAAGAAGTTAGGACATGGGATGAGTTTGTGGAAGCGTTGGCACAGAAGAAACTGATTTTAGCTCCTTGGTGTGATGAAGAG GAAGTTGAGAAAGATGTCAAAGCTCGAACAAAAGGAGAGATAGGGGCTGCTAAGACTCTGTGTTCACCATTTGACCAGCCAGCACTGGAAGAAG gTACCCTTTGCTTTGCCTCTGGAAAGCCGGCTAAGAAATGGACATATTGGGGCAGAAGCTACTAG